A region of Pirellulales bacterium DNA encodes the following proteins:
- a CDS encoding glycosyltransferase family 87 protein: MFMIAACAAAIFAGLEFYRCVFRYDNDFLWHRNLGLDFLNDRVYETFAFHYPPARAMIDAVTAWLPYRVDRALWLVATCAGLAWCVRFWSTIGAAPGRRWGLPAGIAVAVMGCYIVRDLPECGLQLFLLCMLSVGLWALLRGRPALCGWSLGLAAVYKVTPVIFLPYLLWKRQWRAAGWMAAASACFCALPAVYLGWQKDVTLHRQWLSFVGYTLSLEDPSENGVEKPVLRNQSFPLMLARLVQKYPADHPLYVKSDAFVCLARLEPPQAKNFVRAVLACMAIALAWRFRQRCDLSDGGISLAGEWSAVCILIAIMSPLCWLQHLVLAIPAALLFAQAAAARTVMRWQVIVAGMATGLALLVHRDLIGVTLCDMLSCYQPHTVAALLIMLLVLTLGPCRAVQEGELPAEIINLPFGLASTGRQVPLPHPGQVEERPDAAAVRWRRAA, from the coding sequence ATGTTTATGATCGCCGCCTGCGCGGCCGCGATCTTTGCCGGGCTGGAGTTCTATCGTTGCGTCTTTCGTTACGACAACGATTTCCTCTGGCATCGCAACCTGGGACTCGACTTTCTCAACGACCGCGTCTACGAAACGTTCGCTTTTCACTATCCGCCGGCCCGGGCCATGATCGACGCCGTCACGGCCTGGCTGCCGTATCGCGTGGATCGGGCTCTGTGGCTGGTCGCGACGTGCGCGGGCCTGGCCTGGTGCGTGCGCTTCTGGTCGACGATCGGCGCCGCGCCCGGGCGGCGTTGGGGGCTACCGGCCGGCATCGCCGTGGCTGTCATGGGCTGCTACATCGTTCGCGATCTGCCGGAGTGCGGACTGCAATTGTTTCTGCTGTGCATGCTCAGCGTCGGACTGTGGGCTCTCCTTCGCGGTCGCCCGGCACTGTGTGGGTGGTCATTGGGTCTGGCGGCCGTTTATAAAGTGACGCCCGTGATTTTCCTGCCCTATCTGTTGTGGAAGCGGCAATGGCGCGCCGCCGGCTGGATGGCCGCGGCTAGCGCGTGTTTTTGCGCGCTACCGGCCGTGTATCTCGGCTGGCAAAAGGATGTCACGCTGCATCGGCAGTGGCTGTCGTTCGTCGGCTATACGCTGTCGCTTGAGGACCCGTCGGAAAACGGCGTGGAAAAACCGGTGCTGCGCAACCAATCGTTTCCTTTGATGCTCGCTCGGCTGGTGCAAAAGTATCCCGCCGACCATCCGCTTTATGTAAAGAGCGATGCCTTCGTTTGCCTGGCGCGTCTCGAACCGCCGCAGGCCAAGAATTTCGTTCGCGCGGTCCTGGCCTGTATGGCAATCGCGCTCGCCTGGCGCTTCCGCCAGCGGTGCGATCTGTCGGACGGCGGCATTTCGCTCGCCGGCGAGTGGTCGGCCGTGTGCATACTGATCGCGATCATGTCGCCTCTCTGCTGGCTGCAGCATTTGGTGCTCGCCATTCCCGCGGCGCTGCTTTTTGCCCAGGCGGCCGCCGCGCGGACGGTCATGCGATGGCAAGTAATCGTGGCCGGCATGGCGACGGGGCTTGCCCTGTTGGTCCATCGCGACCTGATCGGCGTCACGCTGTGCGACATGCTAAGTTGCTACCAGCCCCACACGGTTGCCGCATTGCTGATCATGCTGCTTGTGCTCACCCTGGGGCCATGCCGTGCCGTGCAAGAAGGGGAGCTTCCTGCGGAAATCATCAACCTGCCGTTTGGCCTGGCCAGTACCGGCCGCCAGGTCCCGTTGCCACATCCTGGGCAGGTCGAAGAACGACCGGATGCCGCCGCCGTTCGCTGGCGGCGGGCCGCCTGA